A genomic stretch from Anaerolinea thermophila UNI-1 includes:
- a CDS encoding acetate--CoA ligase family protein, giving the protein MHPLLPFFKPQGVAIIGASSNPTKLSFGIFKNLLQYGFQGKIYPVNPNAKEILGLTCYPDILSVPDPVDLAVSVVASNLTPAVLEACGQRGIKAVTIISGGFREIGPEGEKLEKQCLEIAHKYGMRLVGPNCVGTMDLYSGLNTTFIHGVPEKGHIGFLSQSGAICGGIVDYVRGKHIGFSNFVSLGNEADVTETDMIEYLADDPDTRVIALYVEAIKDGSRFMGVCEQVAKSKPIVLLKAGKTQAGAKAVSSHTGSIAGAITAYKTAFKQCGVIEVDTVTDLFDVAHVLTCQALPRGNRAVILTNSGGPAALASDSLGMHGFSLANLEKETQEVLRSHLNPSAQVSNPVDMLGGAEPEDYERSFKELAKDPNVDILLPILVPQALIKAEKVADAIVNAAKGLDKPVLCCFMGDEAVQEARRVLHKNGFPMFTFPDSLGRVLASMKFYADWIEKSHRKTEWEIRRHRSTVEEVLSQYKYQRLIGEKDTRPILEAYGIPVIAGGFAANLNEAQKLYQEFGPSVVMKIVSPHILHKSDVGGIRIGIRNPEELEAAYHQMMEEVKQKMPEAMIEGVLIEKMAPKGQEVIIGMKRDPVFGPLLMFGFGGIFVEVFQDVAFRIAPVDHQEAREMVFETKSGKLLTGYRNLPEFDVEGIVEGIQRLGQLALDFPQIAEVEINPCLVLPKGQGVLALDGRIVLAEEQS; this is encoded by the coding sequence ATGCATCCCCTTCTTCCTTTTTTCAAACCACAAGGTGTTGCAATCATTGGAGCATCCTCTAACCCAACAAAATTGAGTTTTGGGATTTTTAAGAATTTGCTTCAGTACGGATTTCAGGGAAAAATTTATCCAGTAAACCCGAATGCCAAAGAGATTCTGGGCTTAACCTGTTATCCTGATATTCTCAGCGTTCCTGATCCAGTGGATCTGGCCGTGTCAGTCGTGGCGTCAAATTTGACACCTGCGGTGCTTGAGGCTTGTGGTCAAAGAGGAATTAAGGCGGTGACAATTATCTCGGGTGGTTTTCGCGAAATTGGTCCCGAAGGTGAGAAACTGGAGAAACAGTGTTTGGAAATTGCCCACAAATATGGAATGCGCCTTGTAGGTCCAAATTGTGTAGGGACAATGGATTTATATTCCGGATTGAATACCACCTTTATTCATGGTGTCCCCGAAAAAGGGCATATCGGTTTTCTTTCCCAGTCCGGAGCGATTTGCGGGGGGATTGTTGATTACGTTCGGGGAAAACATATTGGCTTCTCTAACTTTGTGAGTTTAGGAAACGAAGCCGATGTTACCGAAACGGATATGATTGAATACCTTGCAGATGATCCGGATACTCGGGTCATTGCTCTGTACGTGGAGGCCATAAAAGATGGCTCACGGTTTATGGGGGTTTGTGAACAGGTTGCCAAATCCAAGCCTATTGTGCTCCTAAAGGCAGGAAAAACCCAAGCCGGAGCAAAAGCGGTTTCCTCTCACACAGGTTCAATTGCTGGTGCTATCACCGCATATAAAACGGCTTTTAAGCAGTGTGGCGTGATAGAGGTAGATACTGTCACTGACTTGTTTGATGTCGCTCATGTATTGACCTGTCAAGCCTTGCCTCGAGGGAATCGGGCGGTCATCCTTACCAATTCTGGAGGTCCCGCTGCCCTAGCCTCCGACAGTTTGGGAATGCACGGATTCTCTTTAGCGAATCTGGAAAAAGAGACCCAAGAAGTTTTACGGAGTCATTTGAATCCAAGTGCGCAGGTATCCAATCCGGTAGATATGTTAGGTGGGGCAGAACCCGAAGATTACGAACGCTCGTTTAAGGAACTCGCCAAAGATCCGAATGTGGATATTTTATTGCCCATCCTTGTTCCTCAAGCGTTGATTAAGGCGGAAAAAGTAGCTGATGCTATTGTAAACGCTGCTAAAGGACTCGATAAGCCGGTACTATGCTGCTTCATGGGTGATGAAGCGGTGCAGGAGGCTCGTCGTGTTCTTCATAAAAATGGTTTCCCCATGTTTACTTTTCCGGATTCCTTGGGGCGGGTGCTTGCATCCATGAAATTCTATGCCGATTGGATAGAAAAATCTCACCGGAAAACAGAGTGGGAGATTCGTCGCCATAGAAGCACGGTGGAAGAAGTTTTAAGTCAATATAAATACCAGCGATTAATTGGAGAAAAAGATACCCGGCCAATCCTTGAGGCCTATGGAATTCCGGTGATAGCCGGTGGCTTTGCCGCGAATTTGAACGAAGCGCAAAAGTTATATCAGGAGTTTGGACCATCTGTAGTCATGAAAATTGTTTCTCCCCACATTTTACATAAATCTGATGTTGGGGGTATTCGTATAGGAATTAGAAATCCTGAAGAACTGGAAGCCGCATACCATCAAATGATGGAAGAAGTCAAACAAAAAATGCCCGAAGCCATGATTGAAGGTGTCTTGATTGAGAAGATGGCTCCAAAAGGGCAAGAGGTCATTATAGGGATGAAGCGCGATCCTGTGTTTGGGCCTCTCTTGATGTTTGGCTTTGGCGGAATTTTTGTTGAAGTTTTCCAGGATGTTGCATTTCGAATTGCTCCAGTGGACCATCAGGAAGCCAGGGAAATGGTTTTTGAGACTAAATCGGGCAAGCTCTTAACCGGGTATCGCAATTTGCCTGAATTTGATGTAGAGGGGATTGTTGAAGGGATTCAAAGATTAGGACAATTAGCCCTGGATTTCCCTCAAATCGCTGAAGTAGAAATCAACCCCTGTCTTGTTTTGCCTAAAGGACAGGGTGTCTTAGCCTTAGATGGGCGCATTGTCCTGGCGGAGGAGCAGTCATGA
- a CDS encoding SAM hydrolase/SAM-dependent halogenase family protein, with protein sequence MNIITILTDFGLQDGYPGVMKGVIYRIAPSVQIVDISHQVPPQNISRGARILERSYAFFPPGTIHIAVVDPGVGTKRRPMAAKIGDYFFVGPDNGIFTAPLLRAEGEGKAIECVELNQPEYWLENVSHVFHGRDIFAPVAAHLANGVALQNLGIPIQNPVLLNLPQAQIFENQILGEITDVDHFGNLSTNIPGNWLSKYSPGNLTFCLGDVIIHGLNKTFGERPEGEWVAFIDSDNYLALAIVNGNAASKAQCGAGTPIIVKIST encoded by the coding sequence ATGAACATTATCACAATTCTCACCGATTTTGGACTTCAAGACGGATATCCGGGGGTTATGAAAGGAGTAATTTACAGGATTGCTCCTTCGGTTCAAATTGTTGATATATCCCATCAGGTTCCCCCACAAAATATCTCCAGAGGGGCACGTATTCTGGAACGGTCATACGCTTTCTTTCCCCCAGGAACAATTCATATTGCCGTGGTAGATCCTGGCGTTGGCACAAAGCGTCGCCCAATGGCAGCAAAAATTGGGGATTATTTTTTTGTTGGACCAGATAACGGTATTTTCACCGCGCCTCTGTTAAGGGCAGAAGGAGAAGGAAAGGCTATTGAATGTGTTGAACTTAATCAACCAGAGTACTGGCTGGAGAATGTGAGTCATGTCTTCCACGGAAGAGATATCTTTGCACCGGTTGCTGCCCACCTGGCAAACGGAGTTGCCCTCCAGAACCTTGGCATCCCAATTCAGAATCCCGTGCTTCTTAATTTGCCCCAAGCACAAATTTTTGAAAACCAAATCCTTGGAGAAATAACAGACGTGGATCACTTTGGGAACTTGAGTACAAACATTCCTGGTAACTGGCTCTCAAAGTACTCTCCTGGCAATCTAACCTTTTGCTTAGGAGATGTAATCATTCATGGATTAAACAAAACCTTTGGAGAACGCCCTGAAGGGGAATGGGTTGCGTTCATTGATTCCGATAACTACCTGGCTCTCGCCATCGTAAACGGGAACGCTGCATCCAAGGCACAGTGTGGAGCAGGAACTCCGATTATAGTTAAAATTTCTACATAA
- a CDS encoding ABC transporter ATP-binding protein encodes MSNNHSSLPLVVENLTFRYERREKPAIKNISFSIQPGQIVLLAGSSGCGKTTLMRCINGLAPNIYKGEMTGKISVFGHDVTQMSLLQLSQYVGTLLQDPERQIVASHVLNEVAFGLENLGIPRLRILQRVEKTLEYLGIDHLKDRETFKLSGGEKQKVALAGVLVMEPKLLLLDEPLASLDPASAAEALSMFKRLAEDGISILLVEHRVEDVLAIHPDVIIYMEDGEITYHGDVKGFLEIADFSKVKLPAEVVAQRAKSVHFPPLSRQFTPETSSELLRFENVTFQYHPEIPPTLKNINFSIHKGEVTAILGHNGAGKTTLVKHALGLLKPTKGTVYLDGKDTKTITIAEAAHTIGYVFQSPTQMLFAPTVEQELAFGPQNLGFSPQEIQQNVDWALQTVHLENEKRTPPLALSFGQQKRVSIASILSMKSRILMMDEPTAGQDYWNYHSFMSSILEMPGYDAVLFITHDLDLAITYANRIILMANGEIIRDGSPEEVLRDIETLKNAHVLPTSLLSLNLKLFDRTRKFLRAELLANFI; translated from the coding sequence ATGTCTAACAATCATTCATCCCTTCCACTCGTTGTTGAAAACCTGACCTTTCGTTATGAAAGGAGAGAAAAGCCGGCTATCAAGAATATTTCCTTTTCCATTCAGCCAGGGCAAATTGTTCTGCTGGCAGGTTCGAGTGGCTGCGGCAAGACAACCCTCATGCGTTGCATCAACGGTTTAGCCCCAAACATTTATAAAGGGGAAATGACGGGGAAAATCAGCGTTTTTGGGCATGATGTAACACAAATGTCTTTGTTGCAATTGTCCCAATACGTAGGTACCCTTCTACAAGATCCTGAAAGACAAATTGTAGCCAGTCATGTTCTTAATGAAGTGGCTTTCGGTTTAGAAAATCTGGGCATTCCCCGGCTCCGTATCCTTCAAAGAGTTGAAAAAACTTTAGAATATCTGGGAATTGATCATCTCAAAGATCGAGAGACTTTTAAACTTTCCGGTGGAGAAAAACAAAAAGTTGCACTCGCTGGGGTTCTGGTAATGGAACCTAAACTGCTTTTACTGGATGAACCTCTGGCAAGTCTGGACCCTGCCTCGGCAGCAGAAGCCCTGAGCATGTTCAAACGTCTTGCTGAAGATGGTATTTCTATATTGTTGGTCGAACATCGGGTAGAGGATGTCCTGGCGATTCATCCTGATGTTATCATTTACATGGAAGACGGAGAAATTACCTATCACGGAGATGTGAAGGGATTTCTAGAAATCGCTGATTTTTCCAAGGTTAAACTTCCAGCCGAAGTTGTCGCTCAGCGTGCAAAATCTGTGCATTTTCCACCTTTATCACGGCAATTTACGCCAGAAACATCTTCAGAACTTCTTCGGTTCGAAAATGTTACTTTTCAATACCATCCCGAAATACCTCCAACACTGAAAAATATTAACTTTTCCATTCATAAGGGAGAAGTTACTGCCATTTTGGGACATAACGGAGCTGGGAAAACCACTCTTGTCAAACACGCATTGGGGTTGTTGAAGCCTACCAAAGGAACAGTTTATCTGGATGGCAAAGACACAAAAACAATAACAATTGCAGAGGCCGCCCATACAATTGGGTATGTATTCCAAAGTCCGACTCAAATGTTATTTGCTCCAACTGTCGAACAGGAATTAGCCTTTGGTCCCCAAAATTTGGGATTTTCCCCACAAGAAATTCAACAAAATGTGGATTGGGCTCTTCAAACTGTCCACCTGGAGAATGAAAAACGTACTCCTCCATTGGCATTATCCTTTGGACAGCAAAAACGGGTAAGTATTGCTTCCATTCTTTCCATGAAGTCCCGTATCCTCATGATGGATGAGCCAACTGCTGGGCAGGACTACTGGAACTATCATTCATTCATGTCCTCTATTCTTGAAATGCCCGGATATGACGCTGTTTTATTCATCACCCATGACTTGGATCTCGCGATTACTTACGCCAATCGGATCATCCTTATGGCAAATGGCGAAATTATTCGCGACGGAAGTCCAGAGGAAGTGTTAAGAGATATTGAAACATTGAAAAACGCGCACGTTCTTCCTACCTCACTTCTCTCTCTAAATTTGAAATTATTCGATAGAACGCGGAAATTTTTGCGGGCAGAATTGCTTGCAAATTTCATATAA
- a CDS encoding ECF transporter S component — protein MKKSLWSFGTREVVFAAIGAALYGVLSYATNILQIPGAGNVAIRPAVALPMFFGVAFGPIVGFISGLLGNVIGDLLSGYGFWPWWDLANGIMGFFPGLVYIGIKNFKDTSDILKAEGMVIVGVLVGIGIAAISELWVSGVDFATTISINFIPSVTTNLVNGLILVPILMVAYSAIQARSGR, from the coding sequence ATGAAAAAATCTTTGTGGAGTTTCGGAACTCGCGAGGTTGTCTTTGCCGCTATTGGCGCGGCGCTGTATGGGGTTCTCTCTTACGCCACTAACATTCTTCAAATTCCCGGTGCGGGGAACGTTGCCATTCGTCCAGCAGTAGCGCTTCCAATGTTCTTCGGCGTCGCCTTCGGGCCGATTGTGGGTTTCATTTCCGGTCTGCTTGGGAATGTGATTGGAGACCTCCTTTCCGGTTACGGGTTCTGGCCCTGGTGGGATTTAGCCAACGGGATTATGGGGTTCTTCCCAGGCTTAGTTTACATCGGAATTAAGAACTTCAAAGATACTTCTGATATTTTGAAAGCCGAAGGCATGGTTATTGTGGGAGTTCTGGTAGGAATCGGTATTGCTGCCATCTCTGAACTGTGGGTCTCCGGGGTAGATTTTGCCACCACCATTTCTATTAACTTTATCCCTTCAGTAACCACTAACCTGGTCAATGGACTGATTCTTGTTCCTATCCTCATGGTAGCGTACAGCGCGATTCAAGCCCGCTCAGGGAGATAG
- a CDS encoding energy-coupling factor transporter transmembrane component T family protein: MIANFSYRSHHSIIEKIDPRARWIFALCMLFSIVLFWDLRILSVFFALSLAQFFASKVTWKETKRAWIFILVLSSMMIFVNTVITGVETVGGTVRGGTPLFSIKFPFLDSFYVLTVERLWFALTQYLRIISIASLFIILPFTMDPRLYGTTFRGLGFPDKLAYTMDLAFRFIPTIARDFNVTLDAQRARGFELDKGNINILQRIRRMAPLMVPVTMNSILAGEDIANAMDLRCFGLKKRSWVESLRYKAGDLALIIFSIFILGISLYLRFGLKIGDFWMPGM; encoded by the coding sequence ATGATTGCAAATTTTAGTTACAGATCACATCACAGCATTATTGAAAAGATTGACCCAAGAGCAAGGTGGATTTTTGCTCTGTGCATGTTGTTTTCAATTGTGTTGTTTTGGGATTTAAGAATATTATCTGTTTTCTTTGCACTTTCACTGGCACAGTTTTTTGCCAGTAAAGTAACCTGGAAAGAAACAAAGAGGGCATGGATTTTTATTCTTGTACTTTCCAGCATGATGATTTTTGTCAATACAGTCATCACCGGAGTGGAGACAGTTGGTGGAACCGTACGTGGTGGAACACCGTTATTTTCAATCAAATTTCCTTTCCTGGATTCTTTTTACGTTCTCACTGTTGAACGCTTGTGGTTTGCATTAACCCAGTACCTTCGGATCATTTCCATTGCCAGTTTGTTTATTATCCTGCCCTTTACCATGGATCCACGGTTGTATGGAACAACCTTCCGTGGATTGGGATTTCCAGACAAACTCGCCTATACCATGGATCTGGCTTTTCGTTTTATTCCAACTATTGCCAGAGATTTCAATGTGACGCTGGATGCACAGAGAGCACGTGGGTTTGAACTTGACAAAGGGAATATAAATATCCTGCAAAGAATTCGCCGCATGGCTCCGTTGATGGTTCCTGTAACCATGAATTCCATCCTCGCAGGAGAAGATATTGCCAATGCCATGGACCTGAGATGTTTTGGGTTGAAAAAACGGTCATGGGTGGAAAGTCTGCGTTATAAAGCGGGCGATCTTGCCCTGATAATCTTCTCCATATTTATTCTTGGAATATCTCTGTATCTTCGTTTTGGGCTCAAAATCGGAGATTTCTGGATGCCTGGGATGTAA
- a CDS encoding IS66 family transposase: MKIILQLPQVKRKKPARPKRCPYCQGETFQRWGVEKRRIEDVKVRHVEVVRYRCTRCRRTFRDYPEGVGNGRHSERLKKLSVILWSLGLSYRRVAGVLRIFGLRLSHMSGWRHVQAEGEKLMGELKWKSVRVVGVDGAWVGGKGVMVAVDLGDGSLLEVAEVDEKDSRALFTWLKRLKEMHDIGAIVSDDLAIYKQLTDELEIGHQVCQFHVRRWVKHALKGLQAELDPAWQGVLEKVEEILRDLPLHGDRLLHRLWKSLPGRSTPPEGKRTPLEKLRDLILRLSRDWQRYVAFYADVGIPWTNNRTEQMIGRLKSRAQQARRYKTTAGLLRGSTVACQFWA; the protein is encoded by the coding sequence ATGAAGATTATACTCCAACTGCCACAGGTAAAACGAAAAAAGCCTGCTCGTCCGAAGCGCTGTCCATATTGTCAGGGGGAGACATTCCAGCGATGGGGAGTGGAGAAAAGGCGCATCGAGGATGTCAAAGTTCGTCATGTCGAGGTGGTGAGGTATCGATGCACACGGTGCAGGCGCACCTTTCGGGACTATCCGGAGGGGGTAGGCAATGGACGGCACAGTGAACGGTTGAAGAAATTGAGTGTGATCCTGTGGTCACTGGGATTGAGTTATCGCAGGGTAGCCGGGGTGTTGAGGATCTTTGGGCTGAGGCTCAGTCATATGAGCGGGTGGCGGCATGTACAGGCAGAGGGGGAAAAGTTGATGGGGGAATTGAAATGGAAAAGCGTGCGGGTGGTGGGGGTAGATGGAGCCTGGGTGGGAGGCAAAGGAGTGATGGTGGCGGTGGATCTGGGAGATGGTAGTCTGCTGGAGGTTGCCGAGGTAGACGAGAAAGACAGCCGGGCTCTGTTCACCTGGCTGAAACGGTTGAAAGAGATGCATGACATCGGCGCCATCGTGAGCGATGATCTGGCGATCTACAAGCAACTGACCGATGAACTGGAGATAGGGCATCAGGTCTGTCAGTTTCATGTGCGGCGCTGGGTAAAGCATGCTTTGAAGGGGTTACAGGCTGAGTTGGATCCAGCCTGGCAGGGGGTGCTTGAAAAGGTCGAGGAAATCCTGCGCGACCTGCCATTGCATGGAGACCGCCTCTTACACCGCCTGTGGAAATCCCTGCCGGGCAGGAGTACACCACCGGAAGGAAAACGCACGCCCCTGGAAAAACTCCGCGACCTGATCCTGCGCTTATCGCGTGATTGGCAACGCTATGTGGCTTTCTATGCTGATGTGGGTATTCCCTGGACCAATAATCGCACGGAACAGATGATTGGCAGGCTCAAGAGCCGCGCCCAGCAAGCCAGGCGATATAAAACCACCGCCGGGTTGCTCCGCGGAAGCACAGTTGCCTGTCAGTTCTGGGCATGA
- a CDS encoding GAF domain-containing sensor histidine kinase — MSLLIETLAVYLLFTLALGFFLLLALNSTSVPISYLLFGGGVLFSLLIYPLVGKTRKFIRNRLWKAKRNYTSLLSNYSRTIASLSDLETLFSHLSDLLHQTFDIQDIWLLTATDKGEHFEFQNNLNPLSSPLLISKHSQVLLYLQENKTPLLQYVLDFGETFADISEEEKNAIRSLKGDVLVPILFQDEWLGLLIIGSKTSGDRFFEEEILFLQAIADQTAVALKNTILYEDLLKRNRENERLNIELTMANKELARLDKAKTDFINIASHELRTPLTQILGFNDFLGEMLQSGNLPQSSLERMVAGIKKAAKRLEEIVSIMLDISKLETQIFEIHPSPVKPATIIRAAAEKWRPALDERHLTLHITDLNDLPMVQADSQRMVQVFSELIQNAIKSTPDHRDIFITGKTIEDTGSGKIFVQITVSDTGIGISPEDIEKIFEKFYRIGDVLLHSTGDTKFKGAGPGLGLTIARGIVEAHQGRIWAESPGRDEKSLPGSKFHVLLPAFQTAEVNAEEK, encoded by the coding sequence TTGTCCTTACTCATTGAAACCCTTGCAGTTTATCTGCTCTTCACTCTTGCACTTGGCTTCTTTCTTCTGCTGGCTCTAAATTCCACTTCTGTTCCAATATCCTATCTCCTCTTCGGAGGAGGAGTATTGTTTTCTCTCCTGATATATCCACTAGTAGGGAAAACAAGAAAATTCATCCGTAACCGACTGTGGAAAGCAAAAAGAAATTACACCTCACTCCTTTCAAATTATTCAAGAACAATTGCGTCACTGAGCGATCTGGAAACTTTATTCAGCCATCTTTCAGATTTACTTCATCAAACCTTTGATATTCAGGATATCTGGTTATTAACCGCCACTGATAAAGGTGAACATTTCGAATTTCAGAATAACCTGAATCCTCTTTCCTCGCCACTTCTTATTTCTAAACACAGTCAGGTACTGCTGTACTTACAGGAGAATAAAACTCCTCTTCTTCAATATGTATTGGATTTTGGAGAAACATTTGCGGATATTTCCGAAGAAGAAAAAAACGCCATCCGTTCTCTCAAGGGAGACGTACTCGTTCCCATCTTATTTCAAGATGAATGGCTAGGACTGCTGATCATTGGATCAAAAACCTCTGGAGATCGATTCTTTGAAGAGGAAATTCTCTTTCTACAAGCCATTGCCGATCAAACCGCGGTCGCTTTAAAGAACACTATTCTGTATGAAGATTTACTGAAACGCAACCGAGAAAACGAGAGATTGAATATTGAACTGACCATGGCTAACAAGGAATTAGCCAGACTCGATAAAGCCAAAACTGACTTTATCAACATAGCCTCTCACGAGTTAAGGACCCCTCTAACCCAAATTCTGGGCTTTAATGATTTTCTTGGCGAGATGCTCCAAAGTGGGAACCTGCCACAAAGTTCTCTGGAACGTATGGTAGCAGGCATCAAAAAAGCAGCCAAACGACTTGAAGAAATTGTCAGTATCATGCTGGATATTTCAAAACTGGAAACTCAAATCTTTGAAATTCACCCCTCTCCGGTAAAACCTGCGACCATTATCCGGGCAGCAGCAGAGAAATGGCGCCCCGCCTTGGATGAAAGACACCTCACCCTCCATATTACTGATCTAAACGATTTGCCAATGGTGCAAGCCGACAGCCAAAGAATGGTACAGGTATTCTCGGAGTTAATTCAAAACGCCATCAAGTCCACCCCGGATCATCGAGATATTTTCATCACTGGCAAAACAATTGAAGACACTGGTTCAGGTAAAATATTTGTTCAAATAACCGTGTCAGATACCGGGATTGGAATTTCACCCGAAGACATAGAAAAAATCTTTGAAAAGTTTTACCGTATTGGAGATGTTTTGCTTCACAGTACCGGAGACACAAAATTTAAAGGCGCGGGTCCTGGGTTGGGATTAACCATTGCCAGGGGAATCGTGGAGGCACATCAAGGACGTATATGGGCAGAAAGCCCGGGACGCGATGAAAAATCCTTACCAGGCAGTAAATTTCACGTCTTACTCCCAGCATTCCAAACAGCAGAGGTAAATGCGGAAGAAAAATAA
- a CDS encoding tyrosine-type recombinase/integrase, with protein MEHENPQNSSPENTLLSTSIFQYLESVSLSRSPHTFRTYKNALNAFIQCLIEHDLDPNATLVKNFDESPLTWFSVYLKNHSPATETLYLTAVKNFYEYLAAEKLADINLPRVKLLIRQRSRKPGQRLPQFPKDYIEILLEKMQSFIPDATMDETERIRFLRDRAFLLTLADTGLRVHEACNLRRGDMDWNEGKALIIGKGNREAIVRFSTRTIHALKEYLTQRAALDSSSGKPLSSLPLFARHDKGSGKKIKPITTTTGRNIVKQRVKEFLDEEISLEITPHSFRHYFVTRVLVSSGNLKLAQELARHRNIAVTQRYAHLSNEELDQGYWQAIENNS; from the coding sequence ATGGAGCACGAAAATCCACAGAACTCTTCACCCGAAAATACGCTACTCTCCACAAGTATTTTCCAATACCTGGAAAGTGTTTCTCTGTCCCGAAGCCCTCATACCTTCAGAACTTACAAAAATGCCCTGAATGCTTTTATCCAATGCCTCATTGAACATGATCTGGACCCGAACGCTACCCTCGTTAAGAATTTTGACGAGTCTCCCCTGACCTGGTTTTCCGTTTATCTAAAAAATCACAGTCCAGCAACCGAAACACTTTACCTTACAGCCGTAAAAAATTTCTATGAGTACCTGGCAGCAGAAAAATTAGCGGATATAAATCTGCCAAGGGTCAAGCTTCTGATCAGACAAAGAAGCCGAAAACCCGGACAAAGATTACCCCAATTTCCAAAGGACTACATTGAAATTCTTCTGGAAAAAATGCAATCTTTCATTCCAGATGCCACAATGGATGAAACGGAAAGAATCCGTTTTTTACGAGACCGGGCATTTCTTCTCACCTTAGCCGACACTGGCTTGCGCGTCCACGAAGCCTGTAACCTTCGCCGCGGAGACATGGATTGGAACGAGGGGAAAGCACTCATTATTGGCAAAGGGAATCGTGAAGCAATTGTGCGCTTTTCCACTCGTACCATTCATGCCCTGAAAGAGTACCTAACTCAAAGAGCGGCTCTGGACTCGAGCAGTGGGAAACCCTTATCCTCACTGCCTCTTTTTGCACGCCATGATAAAGGAAGTGGAAAGAAGATCAAACCTATCACGACGACAACTGGACGAAATATTGTCAAACAAAGGGTTAAAGAATTTCTTGATGAGGAAATCTCTTTGGAAATCACCCCGCATTCTTTCCGTCATTACTTTGTAACACGAGTACTTGTTTCATCCGGGAATTTAAAATTAGCCCAAGAACTTGCCCGGCACAGGAACATCGCTGTAACACAACGGTATGCACACCTGAGCAATGAAGAATTAGACCAAGGTTATTGGCAAGCCATTGAGAATAATTCATGA
- a CDS encoding NBR1-Ig-like domain-containing protein — protein sequence MKNSIWDILTMILLLGIVIVAVGVLMLFQNPYLVFNPFPPPPPVPTIFVPSFTPTPKSLPPTWTPTAFPTLISEATKRPTSTPLPTNTPFVLPSPTPILKTVYPTNARLPLEGKCKVLAQSPEDGKTIKAGETFRVSWTLQNTSTEPWRSDSIDVRFKGGVPMHTSKDVIDLPKSVEPNGTIDITITMTAPEKAGYQITYWTLSAGSTVKCTFYVEIFVEK from the coding sequence ATGAAAAATTCCATTTGGGATATTCTTACAATGATTCTCCTTCTCGGTATCGTTATTGTCGCCGTTGGAGTATTGATGTTATTCCAGAATCCTTATCTTGTATTTAATCCATTTCCTCCTCCGCCCCCAGTTCCAACGATTTTTGTTCCCAGTTTTACCCCTACCCCCAAAAGTCTTCCTCCAACCTGGACTCCAACCGCATTTCCCACATTGATAAGTGAAGCGACCAAACGCCCTACGTCTACGCCTCTTCCAACCAATACACCTTTTGTGCTTCCCTCTCCCACCCCTATTCTTAAGACTGTTTATCCCACAAATGCACGCTTGCCTTTAGAGGGAAAATGTAAAGTGCTTGCTCAATCACCAGAAGACGGAAAAACCATTAAGGCAGGGGAGACATTTCGAGTATCGTGGACTCTCCAAAATACTAGCACAGAACCCTGGCGTTCTGATAGCATTGATGTCCGCTTTAAAGGGGGAGTGCCCATGCACACCAGCAAAGATGTCATTGATTTACCGAAATCGGTTGAACCAAATGGAACAATTGATATCACAATTACCATGACAGCGCCTGAAAAAGCAGGATACCAGATTACCTATTGGACCTTATCAGCAGGTTCCACAGTAAAATGTACATTTTATGTAGAAATCTTTGTTGAAAAATAA